Proteins found in one Hirundo rustica isolate bHirRus1 chromosome Z, bHirRus1.pri.v3, whole genome shotgun sequence genomic segment:
- the ARSK gene encoding arylsulfatase K isoform X1: MGVVGRSERVAYDRVEPYAVARAPESLFGAAAPLRSGSGGQGGGTMRNGGPLGRAGLALLLMAAGAGARPPPAVPGDQPRCNVVLVACDSLDGRLTFFPGNQTVDLPSINFMKRHGTVFLNAYTNSPICCPSRAAMWSGLFTHLTESWNNFKGLDPDYVTWMDLMEKHGYRAQKFGKLDFTSGHHSVSNRVEAWTRDVNFLLRQEGRPMVKLTGHRKQFRVMETDWRTTDKAVNWIKEEAVNFTQPFVLYLGLNLPHPYPSPYAGENFGSSTFLTSPYWLEKVNYEAIKIPKWSSLSEMHPVDYYSSYTKNCTGEFTKEEVRNIRAFYYAMCAETDAMLGEIISALRDTGLLGKTIIIFTADHGELAMEHRQFYKMSMYEGSSHVPLLVMGPGVREQQQIPNVVSLVDVYPTMLDIARIPVPQNLSGYSLIPLLHEKAESEAPPRGRRPSWVLSEFHGCNVNSSVYMLRTGKWKYVTYSDGSSVLPQLFDLTADPDELTNVAIKFPMTVNSLDKILRSIVNYPKISSSVQEYNKQQFISWKQSLGHNYSSVIANLRWHQDWLKDQKKYENAIDKWLGK; the protein is encoded by the exons ATGGGAGTTGTAGGCCGCAGTGAGCGGGTTGCGTACGACCGGGTCGAGCCTTACGCTGTGGCCAGAGCCCCAGAATCTCTTTtcggagctgctgctcctctccgtTCGGGATCTGGGGGCCAAGGTGGCGGGACGATGCGAAATGGCGGGCCGTTGGGGCGAGCCGGGCTGGCGCTACTCCTCATGGCTGCCGGGGCGGGAGCGAGGCCGCCGCCCGCCGTCCCTGGGGATCAGCCCCGATGTAACGTGGTGCTGGTGGCTTGCGACTCCTTG GATGGACGCTTGAcattttttccaggaaatcAGACTGTGGATTTACCTTCCATAAATTTTATGAAAAGGCATGGCACTGTCTTTCTCAATGCCTACACCAATTCTCCAATTTGTTGTCCTTCCCGCGCAG ctatGTGGAGTGGTCTTTTCACTCATTTAACAGAATCTTGGAATAACTTCAAAGGTCTAGATCCAGATTATGTAACATGGATGGATCTCATGGAGAAGCATGGCTACCGTGCGCAGAAGTTTGGGAAACTGGACTTTACTTCTGGACATCATTCAGTTAG TAACCGTGTGGAAGCTTGGACTAGGGATGTTAACTTCCTGCTCCGACAAGAAGGAAGACCCATGGTAAAACTTACAGGCCACAGGAAGCAGTTTAGAGTGATGGAAACAGATTGGCGGACTACTGATAAAGCAGTAAATTGGATAAAGGAAGAAGCTGTTAATTTTACTCAACCATTTGTTCTTTACTTGGGACTAAATTTACCACACCCATATCCATCGCCCTATGCAGGAGAAAATTTTGGATCCTCTACATTTTTAACATCTCCCTATTGGCTTGAAAAG gTAAATTATGAAGCTATTAAAATACCCAAGTGGTCTTCTCTTTCAGAGATGCATCCAGTAGACTATTACTCATCGTACACCAAGAATTGCACAGGAGAGTTTACAAAGGAAGAAGTGAGAAATATTAGAGCATTTTATTATGCTATGTGTGCAGAGACAGATGCAATGCTGG GTGAGATTATTTCAGCTCTGCGAGATACTGGACTTCTTGGAAAAACAATCATTATATTCACTGCAGATCATGGAGAACTTGCTATGGAACACCGTCAGTTTTATAAAATGAGCATGTATGAGGGAAGTTCCCATGTTCCTCTTTTAGTTATGGGCCCAGGTGTAAGAGAACAGCAGCAAATACCAAATGTAGTATCTCTTGTGGATGTATATCCTACTATGCTTG ATATAGCAAGAATTCCTGTCCCACAGAACCTCAGTGGATATTCTCTTATACCGCTGCTACATGAAAAAGCTGAGAGTGAAGCACCACCCAGAGGACGTCGACCCTCCTGGGTACTGAGTGAATTCCACGGGTGCAATGTGAATTCCTCTGTGTATATGCTGAGAACTGGCAAGTGGAAATACGTCACATACTCAGATGGCTCTTCAGTACTGCCCCAACTCTTTG ACCTTACTGCTGATCCAGATGAGCTTACAAATGTTGCCATAAAATTCCCAATGACTGTAAACTCCTTGGACAAAATACTTCGCTCTATAGTAAACTATCCaaagatttcttcttctgttcaGGAGTATAACAAACAACAGTTTATCAGCTGGAAACAAAGTTTGGGTCACAATTACTCAAGTGTTATTGCAAACCTTAGATGGCATCAAGACTGGTTAAAGGACCAAAAAAAGTATGAGAATGCAATTGACAAGTGGCTTGGTAAGTAG
- the ARSK gene encoding arylsulfatase K isoform X2: protein MRNGGPLGRAGLALLLMAAGAGARPPPAVPGDQPRCNVVLVACDSLDGRLTFFPGNQTVDLPSINFMKRHGTVFLNAYTNSPICCPSRAAMWSGLFTHLTESWNNFKGLDPDYVTWMDLMEKHGYRAQKFGKLDFTSGHHSVSNRVEAWTRDVNFLLRQEGRPMVKLTGHRKQFRVMETDWRTTDKAVNWIKEEAVNFTQPFVLYLGLNLPHPYPSPYAGENFGSSTFLTSPYWLEKVNYEAIKIPKWSSLSEMHPVDYYSSYTKNCTGEFTKEEVRNIRAFYYAMCAETDAMLGEIISALRDTGLLGKTIIIFTADHGELAMEHRQFYKMSMYEGSSHVPLLVMGPGVREQQQIPNVVSLVDVYPTMLDIARIPVPQNLSGYSLIPLLHEKAESEAPPRGRRPSWVLSEFHGCNVNSSVYMLRTGKWKYVTYSDGSSVLPQLFDLTADPDELTNVAIKFPMTVNSLDKILRSIVNYPKISSSVQEYNKQQFISWKQSLGHNYSSVIANLRWHQDWLKDQKKYENAIDKWLGTPNELHVDGWIGCANLEMYTRNFLGQ from the exons ATGCGAAATGGCGGGCCGTTGGGGCGAGCCGGGCTGGCGCTACTCCTCATGGCTGCCGGGGCGGGAGCGAGGCCGCCGCCCGCCGTCCCTGGGGATCAGCCCCGATGTAACGTGGTGCTGGTGGCTTGCGACTCCTTG GATGGACGCTTGAcattttttccaggaaatcAGACTGTGGATTTACCTTCCATAAATTTTATGAAAAGGCATGGCACTGTCTTTCTCAATGCCTACACCAATTCTCCAATTTGTTGTCCTTCCCGCGCAG ctatGTGGAGTGGTCTTTTCACTCATTTAACAGAATCTTGGAATAACTTCAAAGGTCTAGATCCAGATTATGTAACATGGATGGATCTCATGGAGAAGCATGGCTACCGTGCGCAGAAGTTTGGGAAACTGGACTTTACTTCTGGACATCATTCAGTTAG TAACCGTGTGGAAGCTTGGACTAGGGATGTTAACTTCCTGCTCCGACAAGAAGGAAGACCCATGGTAAAACTTACAGGCCACAGGAAGCAGTTTAGAGTGATGGAAACAGATTGGCGGACTACTGATAAAGCAGTAAATTGGATAAAGGAAGAAGCTGTTAATTTTACTCAACCATTTGTTCTTTACTTGGGACTAAATTTACCACACCCATATCCATCGCCCTATGCAGGAGAAAATTTTGGATCCTCTACATTTTTAACATCTCCCTATTGGCTTGAAAAG gTAAATTATGAAGCTATTAAAATACCCAAGTGGTCTTCTCTTTCAGAGATGCATCCAGTAGACTATTACTCATCGTACACCAAGAATTGCACAGGAGAGTTTACAAAGGAAGAAGTGAGAAATATTAGAGCATTTTATTATGCTATGTGTGCAGAGACAGATGCAATGCTGG GTGAGATTATTTCAGCTCTGCGAGATACTGGACTTCTTGGAAAAACAATCATTATATTCACTGCAGATCATGGAGAACTTGCTATGGAACACCGTCAGTTTTATAAAATGAGCATGTATGAGGGAAGTTCCCATGTTCCTCTTTTAGTTATGGGCCCAGGTGTAAGAGAACAGCAGCAAATACCAAATGTAGTATCTCTTGTGGATGTATATCCTACTATGCTTG ATATAGCAAGAATTCCTGTCCCACAGAACCTCAGTGGATATTCTCTTATACCGCTGCTACATGAAAAAGCTGAGAGTGAAGCACCACCCAGAGGACGTCGACCCTCCTGGGTACTGAGTGAATTCCACGGGTGCAATGTGAATTCCTCTGTGTATATGCTGAGAACTGGCAAGTGGAAATACGTCACATACTCAGATGGCTCTTCAGTACTGCCCCAACTCTTTG ACCTTACTGCTGATCCAGATGAGCTTACAAATGTTGCCATAAAATTCCCAATGACTGTAAACTCCTTGGACAAAATACTTCGCTCTATAGTAAACTATCCaaagatttcttcttctgttcaGGAGTATAACAAACAACAGTTTATCAGCTGGAAACAAAGTTTGGGTCACAATTACTCAAGTGTTATTGCAAACCTTAGATGGCATCAAGACTGGTTAAAGGACCAAAAAAAGTATGAGAATGCAATTGACAAGTGGCTTG
- the ARSK gene encoding arylsulfatase K isoform X3 yields the protein MRNGGPLGRAGLALLLMAAGAGARPPPAVPGDQPRCNVVLVACDSLDGRLTFFPGNQTVDLPSINFMKRHGTVFLNAYTNSPICCPSRAAMWSGLFTHLTESWNNFKGLDPDYVTWMDLMEKHGYRAQKFGKLDFTSGHHSVSNRVEAWTRDVNFLLRQEGRPMVKLTGHRKQFRVMETDWRTTDKAVNWIKEEAVNFTQPFVLYLGLNLPHPYPSPYAGENFGSSTFLTSPYWLEKVNYEAIKIPKWSSLSEMHPVDYYSSYTKNCTGEFTKEEVRNIRAFYYAMCAETDAMLGEIISALRDTGLLGKTIIIFTADHGELAMEHRQFYKMSMYEGSSHVPLLVMGPGVREQQQIPNVVSLVDVYPTMLDIARIPVPQNLSGYSLIPLLHEKAESEAPPRGRRPSWVLSEFHGCNVNSSVYMLRTGKWKYVTYSDGSSVLPQLFDLTADPDELTNVAIKFPMTVNSLDKILRSIVNYPKISSSVQEYNKQQFISWKQSLGHNYSSVIANLRWHQDWLKDQKKYENAIDKWLAT from the exons ATGCGAAATGGCGGGCCGTTGGGGCGAGCCGGGCTGGCGCTACTCCTCATGGCTGCCGGGGCGGGAGCGAGGCCGCCGCCCGCCGTCCCTGGGGATCAGCCCCGATGTAACGTGGTGCTGGTGGCTTGCGACTCCTTG GATGGACGCTTGAcattttttccaggaaatcAGACTGTGGATTTACCTTCCATAAATTTTATGAAAAGGCATGGCACTGTCTTTCTCAATGCCTACACCAATTCTCCAATTTGTTGTCCTTCCCGCGCAG ctatGTGGAGTGGTCTTTTCACTCATTTAACAGAATCTTGGAATAACTTCAAAGGTCTAGATCCAGATTATGTAACATGGATGGATCTCATGGAGAAGCATGGCTACCGTGCGCAGAAGTTTGGGAAACTGGACTTTACTTCTGGACATCATTCAGTTAG TAACCGTGTGGAAGCTTGGACTAGGGATGTTAACTTCCTGCTCCGACAAGAAGGAAGACCCATGGTAAAACTTACAGGCCACAGGAAGCAGTTTAGAGTGATGGAAACAGATTGGCGGACTACTGATAAAGCAGTAAATTGGATAAAGGAAGAAGCTGTTAATTTTACTCAACCATTTGTTCTTTACTTGGGACTAAATTTACCACACCCATATCCATCGCCCTATGCAGGAGAAAATTTTGGATCCTCTACATTTTTAACATCTCCCTATTGGCTTGAAAAG gTAAATTATGAAGCTATTAAAATACCCAAGTGGTCTTCTCTTTCAGAGATGCATCCAGTAGACTATTACTCATCGTACACCAAGAATTGCACAGGAGAGTTTACAAAGGAAGAAGTGAGAAATATTAGAGCATTTTATTATGCTATGTGTGCAGAGACAGATGCAATGCTGG GTGAGATTATTTCAGCTCTGCGAGATACTGGACTTCTTGGAAAAACAATCATTATATTCACTGCAGATCATGGAGAACTTGCTATGGAACACCGTCAGTTTTATAAAATGAGCATGTATGAGGGAAGTTCCCATGTTCCTCTTTTAGTTATGGGCCCAGGTGTAAGAGAACAGCAGCAAATACCAAATGTAGTATCTCTTGTGGATGTATATCCTACTATGCTTG ATATAGCAAGAATTCCTGTCCCACAGAACCTCAGTGGATATTCTCTTATACCGCTGCTACATGAAAAAGCTGAGAGTGAAGCACCACCCAGAGGACGTCGACCCTCCTGGGTACTGAGTGAATTCCACGGGTGCAATGTGAATTCCTCTGTGTATATGCTGAGAACTGGCAAGTGGAAATACGTCACATACTCAGATGGCTCTTCAGTACTGCCCCAACTCTTTG ACCTTACTGCTGATCCAGATGAGCTTACAAATGTTGCCATAAAATTCCCAATGACTGTAAACTCCTTGGACAAAATACTTCGCTCTATAGTAAACTATCCaaagatttcttcttctgttcaGGAGTATAACAAACAACAGTTTATCAGCTGGAAACAAAGTTTGGGTCACAATTACTCAAGTGTTATTGCAAACCTTAGATGGCATCAAGACTGGTTAAAGGACCAAAAAAAGTATGAGAATGCAATTGACAAGTGGCTTG CAACCTGA